A genomic window from Candidatus Kouleothrix ribensis includes:
- a CDS encoding diacylglycerol kinase family lipid kinase, producing MQKTTYPTRALIVFNPAAGQASSLEHDMLLARDIWREHGWQVDLQPTRGPGDGTRIAREAAAQGYDVVVAAGGDGTVNEVVNGLAGSRTALGALPVGTVNVWVRELGLPLQPRAAAEALLTCQPRAIDLGRAGDRYFLLMCGVGFDAAVTAEVRATEKRRLGALAYLLRAANLAARFRGTSARIIIDGKLIRCRVLMLVLGNSQLYGGVVKVTARASLDDGLLDVCIIKGKTLWSAPFRILSILMQRYNLDPKLEYHRAREVRISTRRPLPVQVDGDHIGETPMVFQAVPGALMALLPASLPDDLVRPEVQPPQYARRQLLGWLGSRPRPAAQPDAEREPAEWR from the coding sequence ATCGTCTTCAACCCGGCCGCCGGGCAAGCCAGTAGCCTCGAGCACGACATGCTGCTGGCGCGCGACATCTGGCGCGAGCATGGCTGGCAGGTCGATCTCCAGCCGACGCGCGGGCCGGGCGACGGCACGCGGATCGCGCGCGAGGCTGCGGCGCAGGGCTACGATGTGGTGGTGGCCGCCGGCGGCGACGGCACCGTCAACGAGGTAGTGAATGGGCTGGCCGGCAGCCGTACAGCGCTGGGCGCGCTGCCGGTGGGCACGGTGAATGTGTGGGTACGCGAGCTGGGGCTGCCGCTACAGCCGCGCGCAGCCGCCGAGGCGCTGCTGACATGCCAGCCACGCGCGATCGACCTGGGCCGTGCCGGCGACCGCTACTTCTTGCTGATGTGCGGCGTTGGCTTCGACGCAGCCGTAACCGCTGAGGTGCGTGCGACCGAGAAACGCCGGCTTGGCGCGCTGGCATACCTGCTACGCGCCGCCAACCTGGCCGCACGCTTCCGGGGTACCTCGGCCCGCATCATCATCGACGGCAAGCTGATCCGCTGCCGGGTGCTGATGCTGGTGCTCGGTAATAGCCAGCTGTACGGCGGCGTAGTGAAGGTAACTGCGCGGGCCAGCCTCGACGACGGCCTGCTCGACGTGTGTATTATCAAGGGCAAGACTCTGTGGAGCGCGCCGTTTCGGATTCTATCGATCCTGATGCAGCGCTATAACCTCGACCCCAAGCTCGAATATCACCGCGCCCGCGAGGTACGAATCAGCACACGCCGCCCGCTGCCGGTGCAGGTCGATGGCGATCACATCGGCGAGACGCCCATGGTCTTTCAGGCTGTGCCTGGGGCACTGATGGCGCTGCTGCCGGCATCGCTACCCGACGACCTGGTGCGGCCCGAGGTGCAGCCGCCGCAGTATGCCAGGCGCCAGCTGTTGGGCTGGCTCGGCAGCAGGCCACGGCCAGCGGCCCAACCCGATGCCGAGCGCGAGCCG